In Drosophila nasuta strain 15112-1781.00 chromosome 2R, ASM2355853v1, whole genome shotgun sequence, a single genomic region encodes these proteins:
- the LOC132786270 gene encoding hemicentin-2 isoform X3, which translates to MSSRSTSTSRSSIMNNRSSIKELIAQLLLLISLTSGLPGIECFQRFSEQPTYTEVNPHEDALLTCKVIDQRGTCSWQKDNKPVGIYPKKYEWAARPFSSNGVLHLDLHPPPPMQIAGDCSLWIRSATLDFDDGLWECQVTASEFTTQDALTSQPVRLVVRVAPQRPRLEYEGAPLPPGHNITVDAGAVATVKCASHYGNPPATLRWYLGDQEISPIHPQVNATEPDNTRTWSATSVVQVPAIRERHGDTLRCIAYHDNYEAKSIPVEARMDIKYAPTIRLIGSPEIDLEEDKDALVLRCVADANPPASIVWRRAGRSEIASSQETLQLRPVGRRDAGLYTCQAQNSVGISEQLSVQLDVKYPPKIVSAGPDRLTTAPLFSPAAFECVADGNPMPSYKWVQRISHGSKYVERGNEARLVIDNVTYEYQGEYECRATSYINGQERVSISDPVSLQVVGAPQVLRLHPSMHTVSVKRGESASLTMVVCADPRPLRVAWEWGSLRLEAGSGVDRFHAEDMLQDTREDCYLSTLQIHHTDEHDSRPYYLVVENERGTDRHAIHLIVEGTFAEPLEMSYLLGVAGGCMAAIFILICLCIYAIKSKKCCFKGSTGYKSSDKDSEKADLKSRSDSTSGPQGDSIYTTPAGFHHHQQQQQQQQQQQQQQHQQQQQQAAAAAALHAASQHPQQQYPGHGSPEAMKFKVKIYETACLQTPIKIEITKPGGQSGTKNCNN; encoded by the exons GAATCGAGTGTTTTCAGCGATTTTCGGAACAACCCACATACACTGAGGTGAACCCGCACGAGGATGCCTTGCTCACATGCAAAGTGATCGATCAGCGCGGCACGTGCTCCTGGCAAAAGGATAACAAG CCTGTGGGCATCTATCCGAAGAAATACGAATGGGCCGCACGTCCGTTCAGCAGCAATGGCGTCTTACATCTCGATCTACATCCGCCACCGCCCATGCAAATCGCCGGCGACTGCTCCCTGTGGATACGCTCGGCCACGCTGGACTTCGACGACGGCCTGTGGGAGTGTCAAGTGACGGCTAGTGAGTTTACCACACAGGATGCGCTGACCAGTCAACCGGTGCGATTGGTAGTACGTG TGGCGCCACAACGTCCACGTCTCGAGTATGAGGGCGCACCGTTGCCGCCAGGACACAACATCACGGTCGACGCCGGCGCCGTGGCGACAGTCAAATGCGCCTCACATTATGGTAATCCGCCTGCAACGCTCAGATGGTATTTGG GCGACCAGGAAATCTCACCCATACACCCCCAAGTGAATGCCACCGAGCCGGATAACACACGCACCTGGTCGGCTACCTCAGTGGTCCAAGTGCCCGCCATCCGTGAGCGACATGGTGATACACTCCGCTGCATTGCCTACCACGATAACTACGAGGCCAAGTCCATACCAGTCGAGGCGCGCATGGATATCAAAT ACGCTCCAACCATTCGTCTAATTGGCTCACCGGAAATCGACTTGGAAGAGGATAAGGATGCGCTTGTGCTGCGCTGCGTGGCCGATGCCAATCCGCCGGCCAGCATCGTTTGGCGACGTGCCGGACGATCCGAGATAGCCAGCTCGCAG GAAACGCTGCAGTTGCGTCCTGTTGGACGTCGGGACGCTGGATTGTACACCTGCCAGGCACAGAACTCGGTGGGCATCTCGGAGCAGCTGTCAGTGCAGCTGGACGTGAAAT ATCCACCCAAAATTGTCTCAGCCGGACCGGACCGACTCACCACAGCACCACTCTTCAGTCCCGCCGCCTTCGAGTGCGTCGCCGATGGCAATCCAATGCCGTCTTACAAATGGGTCCAGAG AATATCGCATGGCTCAAAGTACGTGGAGCGGGGCAATGAAGCGCGTTTGGTTATCGATAACGTGACGTATGAGTATCAGGGCGAATACGAGTGCCGCGCCACCAGCTACATCAATGGTCAGGAGCGTGTTTCCATATCCGATCCAGTGTCGCTGCAAGTTGTGG GTGCTCCGCAAGTGCTTCGTCTGCATCCATCCATGCACACGGTGTCCGTTAAACGAGGCGAGTCCGCAAGCCTGACAATGGTCGTCTGTGCGGATCCGAGGCCGCTGCGCGTTGCCTGGGAATGGGGTTCATTGCGTCTGGAGGCTGGTTCTGGCGTAg ACCGCTTCCATGCCGAGGATATGCTGCAGGACACTCGCGAGGATTGCTACCTGTCCACACTGCAGATTCATCACACAGATGAGCACGACTCGCGTCCCTATTACCTCGTCGTCGAGAACGAACGAGGCACCGATCGCCATGCCATTCATTTAATTGTGGAGGGTACGTTTGCAG AACCTTTGGAGATGAGCTATCTGCTGGGCGTCGCCGGTGGCTGCATGGCTGCCATTTTCATCCTGATCTGCCTCTGCATCTATGCAATCAAGAGCAAGAAGTGCTGCTTCAAGG GTTCCACTGGCTATAAATCATCGGATAAGGACAG CGAAAAGGCTGATTTGAAATCACGCTCGGATAGCACAAGTGGCCCCCAAGGTGATTCAATTTACACCACGCCCGCCGGCttccatcatcatcagcagcagcaacagcaacaacagcagcagcagcaacagcaacatcaacagcagcaacagcaagcagcggcagcggccgCGTTGCATGCCGCTTCACAACATCCGCAACAACAGTATCCAGGACATGGCTCGCCGGAGGCAATGAAG TTTAAAGTAAAGATATATGAGACAGCGTGTTTGCAGACcccaattaaaattgaaattacaaaGCCTGGCGGCCAATCTGGCAcgaaaaattgtaataattaa
- the LOC132786270 gene encoding hemicentin-2 isoform X4 yields the protein MSSRSTSTSRSSIMNNRSSIKELIAQLLLLISLTSGLPGIECFQRFSEQPTYTEVNPHEDALLTCKVIDQRGTCSWQKDNKPVGIYPKKYEWAARPFSSNGVLHLDLHPPPPMQIAGDCSLWIRSATLDFDDGLWECQVTASEFTTQDALTSQPVRLVVRVAPQRPRLEYEGAPLPPGHNITVDAGAVATVKCASHYGNPPATLRWYLGDQEISPIHPQVNATEPDNTRTWSATSVVQVPAIRERHGDTLRCIAYHDNYEAKSIPVEARMDIKYAPTIRLIGSPEIDLEEDKDALVLRCVADANPPASIVWRRAGRSEIASSQETLQLRPVGRRDAGLYTCQAQNSVGISEQLSVQLDVKYPPKIVSAGPDRLTTAPLFSPAAFECVADGNPMPSYKWVQRISHGSKYVERGNEARLVIDNVTYEYQGEYECRATSYINGQERVSISDPVSLQVVGAPQVLRLHPSMHTVSVKRGESASLTMVVCADPRPLRVAWEWGSLRLEAGSGVDRFHAEDMLQDTREDCYLSTLQIHHTDEHDSRPYYLVVENERGTDRHAIHLIVEGTFAEPLEMSYLLGVAGGCMAAIFILICLCIYAIKSKKCCFKGSTGYKSSDKDSEKADLKSRSDSTSGPQGDSIYTTPAGFHHHQQQQQQQQQQQQQQHQQQQQQAAAAAALHAASQHPQQQYPGHGSPEAMKSVPVLRTFGGHHIA from the exons GAATCGAGTGTTTTCAGCGATTTTCGGAACAACCCACATACACTGAGGTGAACCCGCACGAGGATGCCTTGCTCACATGCAAAGTGATCGATCAGCGCGGCACGTGCTCCTGGCAAAAGGATAACAAG CCTGTGGGCATCTATCCGAAGAAATACGAATGGGCCGCACGTCCGTTCAGCAGCAATGGCGTCTTACATCTCGATCTACATCCGCCACCGCCCATGCAAATCGCCGGCGACTGCTCCCTGTGGATACGCTCGGCCACGCTGGACTTCGACGACGGCCTGTGGGAGTGTCAAGTGACGGCTAGTGAGTTTACCACACAGGATGCGCTGACCAGTCAACCGGTGCGATTGGTAGTACGTG TGGCGCCACAACGTCCACGTCTCGAGTATGAGGGCGCACCGTTGCCGCCAGGACACAACATCACGGTCGACGCCGGCGCCGTGGCGACAGTCAAATGCGCCTCACATTATGGTAATCCGCCTGCAACGCTCAGATGGTATTTGG GCGACCAGGAAATCTCACCCATACACCCCCAAGTGAATGCCACCGAGCCGGATAACACACGCACCTGGTCGGCTACCTCAGTGGTCCAAGTGCCCGCCATCCGTGAGCGACATGGTGATACACTCCGCTGCATTGCCTACCACGATAACTACGAGGCCAAGTCCATACCAGTCGAGGCGCGCATGGATATCAAAT ACGCTCCAACCATTCGTCTAATTGGCTCACCGGAAATCGACTTGGAAGAGGATAAGGATGCGCTTGTGCTGCGCTGCGTGGCCGATGCCAATCCGCCGGCCAGCATCGTTTGGCGACGTGCCGGACGATCCGAGATAGCCAGCTCGCAG GAAACGCTGCAGTTGCGTCCTGTTGGACGTCGGGACGCTGGATTGTACACCTGCCAGGCACAGAACTCGGTGGGCATCTCGGAGCAGCTGTCAGTGCAGCTGGACGTGAAAT ATCCACCCAAAATTGTCTCAGCCGGACCGGACCGACTCACCACAGCACCACTCTTCAGTCCCGCCGCCTTCGAGTGCGTCGCCGATGGCAATCCAATGCCGTCTTACAAATGGGTCCAGAG AATATCGCATGGCTCAAAGTACGTGGAGCGGGGCAATGAAGCGCGTTTGGTTATCGATAACGTGACGTATGAGTATCAGGGCGAATACGAGTGCCGCGCCACCAGCTACATCAATGGTCAGGAGCGTGTTTCCATATCCGATCCAGTGTCGCTGCAAGTTGTGG GTGCTCCGCAAGTGCTTCGTCTGCATCCATCCATGCACACGGTGTCCGTTAAACGAGGCGAGTCCGCAAGCCTGACAATGGTCGTCTGTGCGGATCCGAGGCCGCTGCGCGTTGCCTGGGAATGGGGTTCATTGCGTCTGGAGGCTGGTTCTGGCGTAg ACCGCTTCCATGCCGAGGATATGCTGCAGGACACTCGCGAGGATTGCTACCTGTCCACACTGCAGATTCATCACACAGATGAGCACGACTCGCGTCCCTATTACCTCGTCGTCGAGAACGAACGAGGCACCGATCGCCATGCCATTCATTTAATTGTGGAGGGTACGTTTGCAG AACCTTTGGAGATGAGCTATCTGCTGGGCGTCGCCGGTGGCTGCATGGCTGCCATTTTCATCCTGATCTGCCTCTGCATCTATGCAATCAAGAGCAAGAAGTGCTGCTTCAAGG GTTCCACTGGCTATAAATCATCGGATAAGGACAG CGAAAAGGCTGATTTGAAATCACGCTCGGATAGCACAAGTGGCCCCCAAGGTGATTCAATTTACACCACGCCCGCCGGCttccatcatcatcagcagcagcaacagcaacaacagcagcagcagcaacagcaacatcaacagcagcaacagcaagcagcggcagcggccgCGTTGCATGCCGCTTCACAACATCCGCAACAACAGTATCCAGGACATGGCTCGCCGGAGGCAATGAAG